In Chlorocebus sabaeus isolate Y175 chromosome 9, mChlSab1.0.hap1, whole genome shotgun sequence, the genomic stretch GCCACCTGCCGCACCCCGTTCCTCATCTTCACTGCTGGAGTGCCTGAGGTCTTGCCGAAGCCCCCGGGAGGTTTGGAGGGGATGGGGGGCGTGGCCTTCTTGCTCTGGTTGACGGTGTTCAGCGCTTGGACGCGCCTCTCGATCTTCTCCAGGCTGTCTGACTTGCCTTCATTCTGCCTGCCCTTGGCGGGCACTGCGTCCGGCTCTTTGCCAGAGGGGTCAGGTTGCTCGTTCTCATCCAGCACCAAATAGTGGGAAGGAGCCCAGCCCTCCAGCTCCCCAAACCTCACGTACCACCACCCGCTCTCCTGCTTCTCTAGCACCTGCACCTCCACGCCCGCGGGGAAGCTGATCTCTGAGTCCTGGACCTTCTGGTAGGCACTGCATGTCATGTACGAGGTGGCTGGCCCTTCCCATTCCTTCTTGGTGGGACACGGGGGAGTGGTGGCCGGGAGGGTGATGAGGTCAGATGATCCTCGCCTAGACCCCTCACCGGGAGCCTCGGAGGCCGTCTGCGGGGGTAGCTCTGAATCCTCACTCTTGGAGCCCTTGAGCCCTCCGCGGAGCTGGCCCGTGGGTCTCAGCTGGCGCCGTAAAGTGCTGATGTCCATCTTCTCTTGGCTCTGTGACTCTGCTCGGTTCAGGAACGGCTTGGGCCGGACCGATGGCTTGGCCCGGGCACAGGAGGTCAGCCCAGCATTCGCATCAGCATCCTTCTTTGCCCTGACCTTGGGAGTGCCGCGGATGCCTGCGTCCGAAGCAGAGCGGGGCTTCAGGTCACCACTGGTTTTGgacaaggaagaggaggaggaggaagaggaggagcagcAAGTGGTGTTGATGGTGATGGATGAGGAAAAGGAGGCTGAGGAGTGGTTCTTCCCCAGTTCTGCCTGGGCATTCTTCTCTGCCTTGAGCTTTAGGAGTGATGATGACTTGGGGGAGCCTGATTTGGGGGAGTTTTTCCTGGCCAGGGACAGCGAGGAGCTGCCTGGGGAGTCGCTGTCCCCGGAGGAGCCTCTGGCTGACAGGGTGTCCTCTGCATATGGCCGGAAGCCCTCATTCTCATAGATGGTCTCCTCTTCCAGGGCCACGTCCTCAGAAGACTCACCCACCTTGAAGCGGGCCCGCTGCAGAGAAGAGGCTGGCGAGGGCCGGTGGGGCTGGGCAGGCCGCCTCTCCCCTGAGGCTCTGTCCTCCACGGGCTCCTCGCTCAGCTCGGGCTCTGAGTCAAAGCCGAATGCAGGGATGTCATACTCAGGCTCCTCATACTTGAGCTTCCGTGGGGAGTCCTGGCTCTCACTGGCCCCCGTAgggccctcctcagcctccttgggCTTGCTGGGGGGCGCTGGCGGGGGCACCTTGGGCCGGGTCAGCGTGCTTGTGCGGCGGCTCAGGTTGGGCTTCTTGCGCTTATCGATGTATGATGCGGGGGCCCAGCCCTCCTTCTCACCGATCTGCACGTACCACCAGCCGCCTGAGTTCTTATCAATTACCTGGGGGATGAGTGCAGACAAGCCAGTGATTTGGGAGCATCTGGGACCCTATGACATCCCAAGGTAGGAGTAACATACTTTGGCTCTGGGATAAATTATCTCCATTATACAGATAATAAACCGAGCCACTGAGTAAGTGGCCCAAGACCCAACATAGTAAATAATGCACCAGAATTCAAACCTAGGTCTCTGTCATTTCATGATTGGTGGGTTCCCGCTTGCCAAGTTCCCTCCCTGGTCCTCCACGTCTGTGTTAACAGCCGGGTTGAGCTGGCCCACTCCTCCCCATAAACTGCACTGTTCTCAGTCCCTACCCTGCCAGTACACTAAGGACACGTATGAAGAAAACACTGCCCTTCGCTGCCCCTTCCCTCCTCATACCCTCGATGTTGCTAGGTCCTCCCTTGGAGGTCCCTGAAAGGGTCTCTAGGGTCAGAAGAGAATGGGAAGATGCAGATGAAGTGACCTGGGAGGTACAG encodes the following:
- the SH3PXD2A gene encoding SH3 and PX domain-containing protein 2A isoform X3 translates to MILEQYVVVSNYKKQENSELSLQAGEVVDVIEKNESGWWFVSTSEEQGWVPATYLEAQNGTRDDSDINTSKTGEVSKRRKAHLRRLDRRWTLGGMVNRQHSREEKYVTVQPYTSQSKDEIGFEKGVTVEVIRKNLEGWWYIRYLGKEGWAPASYLKKAKDDLPTRKKNLAGPVEIIGNIMEISNLLNKKASGDKETPPAEGEGHEAPITKKEISLPILCNASNGSAVGVPDRTVSRLAQGSPAVARIAPQRAQISSPNLRTRPPPRRESSLGFQLPKPPEPPSVEVEYYTIAEFQSCISDGISFRGGQKAEVIDKNSGGWWYVQIGEKEGWAPASYIDKRKKPNLSRRTSTLTRPKVPPPAPPSKPKEAEEGPTGASESQDSPRKLKYEEPEYDIPAFGFDSEPELSEEPVEDRASGERRPAQPHRPSPASSLQRARFKVGESSEDVALEEETIYENEGFRPYAEDTLSARGSSGDSDSPGSSSLSLARKNSPKSGSPKSSSLLKLKAEKNAQAELGKNHSSASFSSSITINTTCCSSSSSSSSSLSKTSGDLKPRSASDAGIRGTPKVRAKKDADANAGLTSCARAKPSVRPKPFLNRAESQSQEKMDISTLRRQLRPTGQLRGGLKGSKSEDSELPPQTASEAPGEGSRRGSSDLITLPATTPPCPTKKEWEGPATSYMTCSAYQKVQDSEISFPAGVEVQVLEKQESGWWYVRFGELEGWAPSHYLVLDENEQPDPSGKEPDAVPAKGRQNEGKSDSLEKIERRVQALNTVNQSKKATPPIPSKPPGGFGKTSGTPAVKMRNGVRQVAVRPQSVFVSPPPKDNNLSCALRRNESLTATDGLRGVRRNSSFSTARSAAAEAKGRLAERAASQGSDPPLLPAQRNGIPVSPVRPKPIEKSQFIHNNLKDVYVSIADYEGDEETAGFQEGVSMEVLERNPNGWWYCQILDGVKPFKGWVPSNYLEKKN